The nucleotide window TCATAAGTTCCGGTCGGCGATTTGCTACCATATTTACTAACCATCCTCCATGTGAACCACCACTAATTGCAAGTCTTTCATTTCTAGTTACACCGGTTTTAATCAAATATTCAGCCGCATATATAAAATCATTTATACAGGTGTTCTTTTTCTTGCCCTTGGTTGATTCATACCAATCCAATCCCAAATCGGCTCCACCCCGAATAGCAGGAAATGCCAAAACACCTCCTAACTCCATCCAGGTTGTATGTAATTCATCAAAAAATGGATCAGAATCAAACCCAAACCCTCCGTAACCATACAACAAAACCGGAGCATTCCCATCTCTTTTCAAACTATCCTTGTAACAGATATACATCGGAATTTTCAAGCTATCGTAGGAATAATATTCCTCATAATCAGTGTGGTATTCCTTGTTAGAGAAGTGAATCTGACTTGGTGCCAACCAGGAACCTTCCAAGGTATTCTGATTAATTAAATAAGTAGATTCAGGCAAATTAAATGAGGTAACCCTTAAACTAATATAATCTTCCCCTTGCCCACTTTTTAAGTCGGAAATCTTATAACCAACAGGAAAATTAAGCATATTGACCAACTTCCCTTCAAAATCCATCACCAATATGGAGTAGCTTCCTTTAAAATAATACAATCCAAAAATTCTATTGTTGGAAAACAAAGCCTCCTTAAGAACCATAACATTGGCTGGTACAACTACCCTACCTTGATTCAAACCCATTTCCGGATCGATGGCGATTATGGAAAAAGTGGGAGATCCCTTACTTGTCCTAAGTAATATCTCCTTGCCATTAGAACCCAAAATATCCAGACTTTGATCAAATTTAATCTGATTTAAATAAATTAATGAAAGTTGTGGATTGGTTATTGAATCACAGTTCATGGAATAAATCCCAAATAGTTTCTTACCTTGGTATAGGATATTATCGCCAATGAAAAGCCTGGAGGTTGGTTCATCCAGGAACATTTTAAATTGATAAGGATAATACAGGTCGGCATTGAGATAAACTTGTACATCATTTTTCGAATTGGACTTTATTCGGTGATACATAACCCGAGTTTGGCGTTTCTCTTCCACTAGTTTCCTTCCTTTCAATTCAAAAAATTTGGTATAAAAAAAGCCTTTCTTATACCAAAAAACACTTGGGTTATACAGGAAGTCAATCTTATCCTTCAAAACTTCCAACTTCTTCAAATCCAAAATCCGAATAGAATAAATTTTGGCATCAACCAATTTGATTTTTATCGCCAACAGGGATTGGTCTCCAGAAATAAAAAGTTCCTCAATTTCTGGTTCAAATCCTGAAATTACGCCTAAATCATTCGTATTAAATACTATTTTTTTTTCTTCATCATTGGGCGATTTACACATCACCAGTAACTTACCATTTCTAATAATCTTAAAAAAATAATCTCCTTTTTGTATATAATGATAGGATTTACTGGCACTTACATTCCTATAAACATCAAATAATTTTTTCTGAAATTTATA belongs to Bacteroidia bacterium and includes:
- a CDS encoding prolyl oligopeptidase family serine peptidase, which translates into the protein MCKSPNDEEKKIVFNTNDLGVISGFEPEIEELFISGDQSLLAIKIKLVDAKIYSIRILDLKKLEVLKDKIDFLYNPSVFWYKKGFFYTKFFELKGRKLVEEKRQTRVMYHRIKSNSKNDVQVYLNADLYYPYQFKMFLDEPTSRLFIGDNILYQGKKLFGIYSMNCDSITNPQLSLIYLNQIKFDQSLDILGSNGKEILLRTSKGSPTFSIIAIDPEMGLNQGRVVVPANVMVLKEALFSNNRIFGLYYFKGSYSILVMDFEGKLVNMLNFPVGYKISDLKSGQGEDYISLRVTSFNLPESTYLINQNTLEGSWLAPSQIHFSNKEYHTDYEEYYSYDSLKIPMYICYKDSLKRDGNAPVLLYGYGGFGFDSDPFFDELHTTWMELGGVLAFPAIRGGADLGLDWYESTKGKKKNTCINDFIYAAEYLIKTGVTRNERLAISGGSHGGWLVNMVANRRPELMKAVISDVGVSDLLVTQSDTTWFIIQEEFGKLETEEDVKFLMEISPIYTIDKQKVYPSVLFQTALNDLNVNYLQVLKYREALKQNPVNTNPNLLIYNADGDHFGANNYLKFVEDEIKKLQFLIVQLGMDNLYSLYKKK